A region of the Vicia villosa cultivar HV-30 ecotype Madison, WI unplaced genomic scaffold, Vvil1.0 ctg.000540F_1_1, whole genome shotgun sequence genome:
TCTGAATGTTTTATGTCTTTATTTACTCTCTTTATTGCAATTTTCCATTCAATAAAAGCATCTCTATGGACTCTTAAGTCTTATGTGCAAAACTTTCGTGCTTATTCAAATCCTTCTATTTTCTTGAaccataacaaaaataaatttgtgATTAAATGCACGACTCGACACACTCGAAAGTATGAAGGTTATATATTTCTAATATATTAAGAACCTGAGTGAAATCAAACAATATTATTACTGTCTCTATACTCTTAAACCCTCGAATATGCAAGACCGATTTGAATATCTATTATACCGAAACCTCAAACTTTAGTTTTAAAGTAGCCCTGAGTAGTTTATTTAGAAGTCGACACCGTCTTAAACACAAACTACGTAGAGAGTctatgaatataagtgaatgatccatacaatacgaGAAAATAAATTTTTCTTATGCTTTACTGTTATAGGAAATGTACCAATTAAGTTAGATGACCCTTACCCAGTCATTTAATCCAGCGGTTACAAAACCTaagaaatttgaaaaagaaactaattGTTGGTTGGTTCAGAAGTTTTCtagtgctgaacttggtagggcagACTAGGATTCGACTCCCCACAACCTACAATAAGGTGTATAAAAGGAGTATACGACAAAAATTGTGCCAGAACTCTGTGTCTAAAGGATCATACTCACTAATTGGCTGCTCTACTTGTGCGTGaaaagataatgggcttaatgtgattgcgcgcgaatgaaatgGGTGAAACAAAGCGAAAAGAATAGGTTAAGCTATAATGGCAAGATTCAGATTGGTATGCATATGgcggagttgtctagtgtcgttaCTGTACTTGTAGTGTTGAGATTTATCTCATAGGGTTCTAACAAAAAGAATCCGTAGCCAAGTACAACTCGAGCGACGTAATGAGCCTGCATTCAATTTTTTATTGTCCAACTGTTTTTACTGATTATTTGCtagaggacaagcaaaggttcaagtataggggagtttgataacacaaATTTACATAGCATATTTGATTTAATTCTCATAAATAATGTTAGTATTTTTCgtttaattaaattactttattttagtattatgctAGTATTTTTCATTGTTTCAGGTATTATGTCCATGCAAGAAGTATttggccaaagaagaagaaatgaagaaatAATTGATTCAAAAGCAAATGGGAGGTGATATGGCAAAGTGGAGGTGCAAAAATAGAAGACAGAAAATGGAAAAATATggagcccagcccacgaaggagctgaagctcccacCTCACACAAGTGGCGGCGCCCGCCTCCAAGGCCCAACACTTGAGGCCCACGTCTCAAGCATGGGAGACGCCCGTCCCCGCTTCTCAACAACTTGAAACGTCCGTCTTAAGACTCCTTCAAGGGGATTTCAAAACCCTAAAGTCCATGTCCCCTATTTTCTTGCCAGCACTTTCCAAGTCAAATTAAATGCCACTATATTTCAGGAAAAAAAGACTGAGACGGGCGACTTAGAGAGAGGAAACTGTTACCACTTGAATACTATATAAGTAACTTTGCAAGCACTTTGAAGGGGTCCGAGTTTTTTATCCAGCAATTGGTGTCCTGAATTTTCTCTCCGTAAATTTTCTAGAAAACTTGCATTCAACATTCTAccgtatttcatttatttttctcaCAATAATTTCTACACCGAAAATTGTTGTGTACTTTTAACTGGTCTAACCTTAAGTTAGATTTAAGTTCTTTTTATTTCcttggttttgaattttttaagaGCAATCCAACCGACCTGTGGTGGAGAGTTCAAGCATTTCGAAGATTAAAGTTTAATTCTAGTACCTTTTATTTTCAGGTTTCTTATTTATAATAgctttgatttatttaatattattgcaTGTTATCCGATTGTATGCCACTGAATATGCCTGAATATATTAATCACAattgtttatgcatgtttaatttaaAAAGTATGTCTAGCTAAATTAatcagatatcggtatgtaaattaATCTAACAGAAGGGATACGAAATAAATTGGCCTAAATAATATTTTATCGAAAATCACTTTTTCTGGTTTAGTAtccaattaataatattaaaagttTGTTACGAGAGTAAAAACGGACTAAGGTTTAAAATCAACAGAGCATGAGTTTGAGGTTTAAACCGGATAGTGGACActtgacattagttttaaggacaacaagagcgtattaaaactaattagatttttatttattttcaaaacgtGTTTTTAAAACTCAGCGGGACaacgagagcgtacgttagggattactagcataatctaagtcaacagagcgagagtttgagacaatGGTTTTTAAATGGATATTATTTACATGAAAAAGGAATTCTATTGAttctgttgttttcaaaaagtgcttctaaatctaatgggacagcgagagcgtacattatgagtttgGATCATAGTCTGattcaatagagcgagagtttgagaaaaGGACTTTTAAATTAACAGTAATTAATGAAGGATTTTTGTTAGATTAAAAACCAGGCCAATGGAACTTCGAATTCTCTAAGTTTGACgaattacataccgatatctgcctattaatattttatctagatctaagttttatttttcctctataacataattaaaatattgctagccttagctttacatagtaaccttagataacggtagttcgattcatagtccctgtggattcgatatcttttaaaactacacgacacgactgtgcacttgcaattTTTCGATTAATAGACacataaagtcgcgatcaatgTCAATGATGATGGTGCGTGAATTGGAATTAGTTAAATAAttcagagatatgagtttggtgtgCGAATCAATTCCTGATAGTGTGAAATTGGGAATGTTGAAGTTGACGAgtagtattcttgaagagattcgAGAAGGACAAAAATCCGACTTAAAATTGGTTGAGTAATTAatattgattaaccaaggtaaaggaggtgaattaTGAATTGATAAGAATGGTGTGATGAGATTTGGGAATAGAGTGTGCATTCCATATGTTTCCGAACTTAAGAAGAGTATCCTTAAAGAAGGACATAAAAGTGGTTTAAGTATTCATCCAGGTActacgaaaatgtatcaagactaaAAGAGATTATTTTAGTGGCCTGGGATGAAGAAAGATGTTGTTGAGTTTGATTATGCTTTTTTAACTAGTCAAAAGTCGAAGGTTGAGCATCAGAGACCTTCTGGGTTAATGCAACTGTTGAACATTCCAGAGTgtaagtgggatagcatttccatgaattttgtttatattttattggAGATGTGATAGAATATAAGGAAATTGCAGTTGGAAAAGTTGTATTAGAGAGAAACTCGACAAACGTTTTTGTCAAATCATTACCTAGTTCAAAATTtaaatattgtctggacttgattAATTTTGTTGAAGAGTAATTTTAGATTGGAGAGAAACAATTGGATGACGGGTAAAAGTTGAGCAGCATCATTAGTTTGAAATCAAGGTGTAGATTTGTGGTAAATATACCTTCAAATTTGATTTCTTAGGTTTCTATAGAGCTTGaacttatttaaatcatttatttaaatCATGCATTAAAAAAATTTGTGGTTGAAATTTCATGTACAGATAAATTCTAAATTTATTGGATCTTTATCTTTTGAATTGTTTAATGATTtactataaatttaataattctaCTCAActcataatttaatatatttattttattaaaaaattattaataatttaaattatttttacaagcTTAACTActtttaaaagagaaaataatttttttcattatatatttaatattgttgttggaaaaaagtgagagaaataaataaaaatattattaatgaaatttattGCAATTAAAGATTTaagcttttttattttataaaaagatcTTAAGAAATTTATACCATGGATGATGATGTAAACTATAAATACATTGAAGTACTAaggtaaaatcaaaataaaagtaCTAATGCATTAAAAGCAAAGTAACCCCTTCTAATCGTACTGAAACCTGGGGAACATGTTATAAATGACATTGAACAACAATAAACAACGTATGatctcttttttattattttctcaaaaaatatttgtttattatttgttCTGGTTAGACACATGAACaagaacataaacaaaagattttccttctattattagtaaaaaaaataaatctaaaagACTGCACAAATACATACACTATGAACTCACTCACCTAGATAGATAGTGTTGTGTTGGATCATGAAGATAACAATAATAATGTAGCATGCATACATACCCCTGTGGTTTTGCAACATGTAAGTGAAAGTAATTTTTTcagataaaaatttaatattgaatgCGCAACTGCAGAAACTAATCATGAAGTTTAATACAATTCAAAATAGATGGCAAAGTTTTAACACTATTACAATCAAATTAGGTTTGAATCCTGAACTTCCGATTAATCCTGTAAGAGATCATTTACCATCTGATCTTACAACTATatattgaaaataatatattttaatttttaatatttttatatcttCTGTATCTATCTATTTGTAGATTCTCCATTATGTGTCACTTGGTATATTGAAAAAAATTGAGACTTGgatgtgatttgttttgtttttatgcatATATAGGATAATAGCAAAAATTGAAAAATCTACACACAGCATAAAAAAGTAGTGGCTACAATTTCTCTATCAATTTCATAGTATCCCCCACTCAACCAATCCTCTTTCATTTCTTCTATCTCTCACACTCTCTTTCCTTGGACCCTTCTTAGTTCTTGCAACTTGAGTGAAAAAAGAaccaaaattacaatttttttgcaTTAAAAAAACAGCCCAAAAGTAATGCTATATATTTGGAGAAAGATAATTTATTAAAGTTTGCATTTTTATTGTATTTCACCTGAATATAGTAAAGGGTAAGGGGAAAAAGAAAAACCCTTTTTTTCTTGTTCTGTGGAGAAGATGTCAAGTGGTGGATGCAGCATAGTTTGGTTCAGAAGAGATCTGAGGGTAGAGGATAACCCTGCACTTGCAGCAGGAGTTAGAGCAGGTGCTGTGGTTGGTGTATTTATCTGGGCACCTGAGGAAGAAGGACAATATTATCCTGGTAGAGTTTCAAGATGGTGGCTGAAGAACAGTTTGTCTCATCTTGATTCATCTTTGAGGAATCTTGGTACTCCTCTTGTTACCAAAAGATCAACTGATAGTATTTCTTCTTTGCTTGAGGTTGTTAAGTCCACTGGAGCCACTCAAATCTTTTTCAATCATTTATATGGTTAGTTTTTTGTTTGGTTGTTCTTATCTTATCTGAATTTATGTTGCTGAATATGATGATGCTATTGCATGATTCTGTGTTTGCTGATTCAATTTAGTTTCTATGATTATCTTGCTTTGTTAGGTTTTGCAACTGAATTATCAATTTAATCCCTAAATATATGGAATCTGTAACAACTGGGACTAATTTGACAGATTTTATGTAGTTTTAGGACTACCTATGAGGTTTTAAATATTGGTCTCATATTTCAGGTGGTCGCAGTGTGAATTTACCACAATTTGTTTTTCATCATAAAAACGGTGAATAATCATATTGATATCAGCGCCTTCTGATGATATACTTTAGGGACTAAGTACGAGAGTGATAGAAGGGAACTAAATTGATAGATTACTTTTGTTTTATTGTGTACAATTCATATATCTTTTGATTTCTCAAATATAATACTAAGATTTCGATATGTTTTGTAGCTTAGTAATATAGACAACACCATTGTAGATTGTAGAATTAATCCTTGGTTGCAACTGTTTGAGGTTTTAGTCGCCGAGTATAATCTTTCTTTGATTATAATTTTACAATTTCTTCGATTTTCTTATCGGTTTGTGGTGTATATCTTAATTCCATTCATATTAGTTGCTTTTATAATTTGcgatgattatttatttaaatttgttttactgGTTTTTAAACTGTGTTAATGTGTACATTTCTATGTTACAGATCCGTTGTCACTTGTGAGGGATCATAGAGCGAAGGAAATTCTAACGGCTCAAGGAATTACCGTACGATCGTACAACTCGGATTTGTTGTATGAACCATGGGATGTGAATGATGAACATGGCCAACCATTCACAACTTTTGATTCTTTTTGGGAAAGATGCCTTAGCATGCCTTATGACCCACAAGCACCTCTTCTCCCACCTAAAAGAATTATTCCAGGTTTACTTTGTTCCTTTCTTTCTTTAGCCTCACTTTTATTTCAACTTTTTTTGATAATGGTTGTTATCTGCTTTTTTTGCCAGCTGCATAATCACTTGTGGTTCTTAATTTGGATTCTGGAATAATGAACAAACTAATCCGTATTGAGAAAAGAATACTTGCTTTAATCAGTTTAAAAGTTGCTTTTTGTAACACAGCAAAAAAGAGAAATTCCATGGTGGACCGCTTCGGACGTTACTTGAAAATCTTCTTAAACTTTAACAATGATTGATGATGGTCCTCCATGTTGTCATGTCTGAGACTATGGCTTGATCGGTGTCGATTCGATAAAAACTAGGAAAAATGAATCTGCTTGCCTCAAAGCTCAACTCAtttgttttttcaatttttgTCAAACCAACACCGATCATGTATATGTCCTTAGTTGTGACGACGTGGAGGATCATGAACTTCAACTTTCAAAGTATTGACATCATTCGTCGTTGGGCTTTCAGAAGATTTTCACGCCGAATGTGAACGACCAATCACATAGAAGCCACCAAAGTATAATCATATCATTTACAAAAGTTATACTTTGTAGTTGTTGATTGCCTTTTCTCTTTGATGTTTTGTCGTGTTTGATGAAACATCCATCTGTTTTAACTTTGATTTGCATTCCGTTAACAATCCCGTAATGCCGCAGGTGATATATCAAGATGTCCTTCTGATACATTAGTGTTTGAAGATGAATTAGAGAAATCAAGCAACGCGCTTCTTGCTCGAGCGTGGTCACCAGGGTGGAGCAATGCGAACAAGGCATTGACGACATTTATAAACGGTCCACTGATCGAGTACTCTGTGAACCGCAGGAAAGCGGACAGCGCCACGACCTCATTTCTCTCCCCACATTTGCATTTCGGAGAAGTTAGTGTCAAGAAAGTATTCCATCTCGTCCGAATTAAGCAAGTGTTTTGGGCAAACGAAGGAAACAAAGCCGGTGAAGAAAGCGTTAACCTGTTTCTCAAGTCAATTGGTCTTAGAGAGTATTCAAGGTACATTAGTTTCAACCACCCGTATAGTCACGAAAGGCCTCTTCTTGGACACCTTAAGTTTTTCCCTTGGGTGGTCGATGAAGGATATTTTAAGGCTTGGAGACAAGGAAGAACAGGTTACCCTTTGGTGGATGCTGGAATGAGAGAGTTGTGGGCTACGGGTTGGCTTCATGATCGGATTCGCGTTGTCGTTTCGAGTTTCTTTGTTAAAGTTTTGCAGCTTCCTTGGAGATGGGGAATGAAATATTTTTGGGATACCCTTTTGGATGCTGATCTTGAGAGTGATGCTCTTGGTTGGCAGTATATATCTGGTACTTTACCCGACGGTCGTGAGTTCGACAGAATTGATAATCCACAGGTGCAATTGCTTCTGTATATAATCTAGCTTTATATTGGCCTTTTCTTATGTTTGATCATTTTCtgtttgaatatttttatttccttATTGGGTAAAATAAAACCACATTATGAGTTGCATTATCTTCTTACTGTTCTAAACACTTCATTGGTTTTTGAGTGGTCCTGTTTGAGTACCAGGGTTCGAACCCTGGTGATGACGTCCAACCTAGCAATATCGGCTTCTGCCAGTTTAGCTAGGATTTGCGGACTACGTGTTAGTTATTTATGTAACAAAagatcatataaaatcaaattgtTAAGATTTAAGCCGTTTTCTTAAGCTATCTTGAAGAGTTTATGGAAATAAGTTAAAAACAGCCATGGACATGTCATAAgctattttcataaaatctctcGAACATTATCACAAATGTTAAGCTTTTTTCGGTAGATTAGTTCAAATAATTCAAACCGAACAGACCCAAGAGTTTCTAGTTGCAACCCTTTTTTCTTATATTGTCGGGTATTTCGTATGCTTACGAGGGATATAAATCTTTTCAACCCtccaaaatcttttcttattttatatttctaGTGATAGATGCACTCATTTTGGTTTATGGATTTTCAGTTTGAGGGATACAAATGTGATCCAAACGGAGAATATGTGCGACGCTGGCTACCGGAACTTGCAAGACTACCGACTGAATGGATACATCATCCTTGGAATGCACCGGAATCCGTACTACAAGCTGCAGGTATTGAACTCGGCTCAAACTACCCTCTTCCGATTGTGGAAATAGATGCAGCAACAGTGAGACTGGAAGAAGCGCTTATACAAATGTGGCAACTAGAAGCAGCTTCAAGAACTGCAGCCGAAAACGGAACCGAAGAAGGTCTTGGAGACTCTACTGAAACCGCTCCTATTGCTTTTCCTCAAGACATACAAATGGAGGAAAGACATGAACCTGTTAGGAACAATCCGCTTCACGGTACCCGGCGCTACCAGGATCAAATGGTGCCAAGTATGACTTATTCTAGAGTGAGagcggaagacgaagaaacttcTTCCGTTCGAAACTCAGCAGGAGACAGCAGAGCCGAAGTGCCAACAAATGCAAATGCACAGCAAAATGGACAACAAAATGGACGAGAACCAATGGACCAAGGAGTGTTGCAGAATGTAAATAGAAACACTAGACAACGTCGTAATAATACTACAACTACATTTTGGCTGAGAAATGCAGCTGAAGATTCAACAGCGGAATCTTCGAGTAGTACGAGGAGAGAAAGAGACGGAGGTGTAGTTCCGGAGTGGTCGCCACAGGCTTCTAACTTCTCAGATCAATTTGTAGATGATGAAAATGGTATAGGAGCCACTTCACC
Encoded here:
- the LOC131629253 gene encoding cryptochrome-1-like isoform X2: MSSGGCSIVWFRRDLRVEDNPALAAGVRAGAVVGVFIWAPEEEGQYYPGRVSRWWLKNSLSHLDSSLRNLGTPLVTKRSTDSISSLLEVVKSTGATQIFFNHLYDPLSLVRDHRAKEILTAQGITVRSYNSDLLYEPWDVNDEHGQPFTTFDSFWERCLSMPYDPQAPLLPPKRIIPGDISRCPSDTLVFEDELEKSSNALLARAWSPGWSNANKALTTFINGPLIEYSVNRRKADSATTSFLSPHLHFGEVSVKKVFHLVRIKQVFWANEGNKAGEESVNLFLKSIGLREYSRYISFNHPYSHERPLLGHLKFFPWVVDEGYFKAWRQGRTGYPLVDAGMRELWATGWLHDRIRVVVSSFFVKVLQLPWRWGMKYFWDTLLDADLESDALGWQYISGTLPDGREFDRIDNPQFEGYKCDPNGEYVRRWLPELARLPTEWIHHPWNAPESVLQAAGIELGSNYPLPIVEIDAATVRLEEALIQMWQLEAASRTAAENGTEEGLGDSTETAPIAFPQDIQMEERHEPVRNNPLHGTRRYQDQMVPSMTYSRVRAEDEETSSVRNSAGDSRAEVPTNANAQQNGQQNGREPMDQGVLQNVNRNTRQRRNNTTTTFWLRNAAEDSTAESSSSTRRERDGGVVPEWSPQASNFSDQFVDDENGIGATSPYLQRHPQSHQMMSWTRLPQTG